Below is a genomic region from Anoxybacillus flavithermus.
AATTCACATGCACCTTCTACTTCTTTTTTTATAGGGATACGATCTTCTTCCAACTCAATCGTTACACCAAAATCTTCACAAATTTCTACAAGGGTTGTTGCTAATCCGCCACGGGTTGGATCGCGCATCAGTCGAATATGGTTACTTGCCTTTAGCGCTTTGGAGATAAGAGGATATAATGTCGTACAATCGCTCTCAACTGTTGATACAAGTCCTAATTCTCCACGAGCAACTAATATAGCTACTCCATGATCACCAACTGAACCGCTCACGATAACGGAGTCACCTTCACAAATTTTCCGATCAAGCGGACGTGAAACGACACCAATCCCTGTTGTATTGATATATAATCCGTCTGCACTGCCTCGTTCAACAACTTTTGTATCCCCCGCCACAATCGTCACATTCGCTTTTTTCGCTTCTTCTGCCATGGATTGAACGATCGTTTTTAAATCACGAATTGAAAAACCTTCTTCAATAATAAAACCACATGTCAAAACTTTCGGAACCGCTCCGACAACAGCTAAATCATTTATTGTCCCCGCTACCGCTAATTTTCCTATATTCCCACCTGGGAAGAAAAGCGGTTTCACGACAAAACTATCTGTTGTCACAGCAAGCTCATGCGCCCCCCACGTCAATGTAGCAGAGTCAAATTTAGCATAATGATCGTTATGAAACATAGAAACAAACACATCTGTAATTAGTTTATGGGCTAACTCTCCCCCATCTCCATGGGCGAGCGTAATTCGCTCCATTCATTATTCCTCCCTCATATATTGATAATACGCCGCACAACTACCTTCTGATGACACCATACATGGACCAATCGGGTTTATCGGTGTACACGCTTTTCCGAACAATGCACATTGAGGTGGATCAATGAGACCCCGAATGACTTCCCCACAACGACACTTAGTTCGACGCGGTTCACTCGTTGAAACAGAAAACTTTATCTTCGCGTTAAAT
It encodes:
- a CDS encoding hydrogenase expression/formation protein HypE; protein product: MERITLAHGDGGELAHKLITDVFVSMFHNDHYAKFDSATLTWGAHELAVTTDSFVVKPLFFPGGNIGKLAVAGTINDLAVVGAVPKVLTCGFIIEEGFSIRDLKTIVQSMAEEAKKANVTIVAGDTKVVERGSADGLYINTTGIGVVSRPLDRKICEGDSVIVSGSVGDHGVAILVARGELGLVSTVESDCTTLYPLISKALKASNHIRLMRDPTRGGLATTLVEICEDFGVTIELEEDRIPIKKEVEGACELLGFDPLYLANEGKVVMIVPKEDEQAILDVLRSQPEGKDAAVIGTVRATNKGQLLLRTPLGTTRRLYRLTGLMLPRIC